A window of the Miscanthus floridulus cultivar M001 chromosome 14, ASM1932011v1, whole genome shotgun sequence genome harbors these coding sequences:
- the LOC136503933 gene encoding uncharacterized protein: MAIPHYRYLVLKMLTNKGVLTLRGNVYAAYTCEDDSFKIAEAHDLSICMAETVLDAKKTLADHLEIPDLETPCKNIKSKEHKVIQLVDGDSSKTALIGANLDPK; this comes from the coding sequence atggccatacctcattacaggtatctggtgctcaagatgcttaCCAacaaaggagttctaaccctcaggggcaatgtatacgcagcttatacctgcgaggacgatagcttcaaaatagcagaggcccatgacctctctatttgcatggccgagactgtgctcgacgctaagaagaccttagCTGACCACCTGGAGATTCCAGACCTCGagactccatgcaagaacatcaagtcaaaggagcacaaggtgatccagttgGTCGACGGCgactccagcaaaacggcccttatcggggccaacctggatcccaaatag